In Helianthus annuus cultivar XRQ/B chromosome 8, HanXRQr2.0-SUNRISE, whole genome shotgun sequence, a single genomic region encodes these proteins:
- the LOC110870524 gene encoding uncharacterized protein LOC110870524, translated as MWISQPTPSSSFPLCISPWRNPCLPHKTSTPFHLHPLIYLNSDHRSEIRRPHPIADDRRDSHTHPPSSSSSLTPQLPPVTHPYPLYTNPSKIRRAALCGGEIGVRRERERDGPERKKGAAVTDPGTRFGRRRCIFRQPQNTPFGFSVRLRSRQFQFKVQSRVRSGSSLGSDCSFGLDGCDSGYVWLKFWFGARGSGSSVVWLFRVHARFRFRCYRSAASGQLVNGSVKDGQNQSTRVKAQVNS; from the exons ATGTGGATTT CTCAGCCGACACCCTCTAGTTCTTTCCCTCTCTGCATTTCACCTTGGAGAAACCCTTGTCTGCCTCACAAAACCTCAACTCCCTTCCACCTTCACCCTCTCATCTATCTAAACTCCGATCACCGGAGTGAGATCCGGCGGCCACACCCCATCGCCGATGATCGGCGGGACTCACACACTCACCCAccgtcctcctcctcctccttaaCACCCCAACTCCCACCGGTCACCCACCCTTACCCACTGTACACGAACCCCTCAAAAATCAGGAGAGCCGCCTTGTGCGGCGGCGAGATCGGAGttcgaagagagagagagagagacggacCGGAGAGGAAGAAGGGGGCGGCGGTGACGGACCCGGGAACCAGATTCGGGCGACGGCGATGTATATTCCGGCAGCCGCAAAACACACCG TTCGGGTTCTCGGTCAGATTACGGTCACGTCAGTTTCAGTTCAAGGTTCAGTCTCGTGTCAGATCCGGTTCAAGTCTTGGGTCAGATTGCAGTTTTGGTTTAGACGGCTGTGATTCGGGTTATGTTTGGCTCAAGTTTTGGTTCGGTGCACGTGGTTCAGGCTCGAGTGTTGTTTGGTTGTTTCGGGTTCACGCTCGGTTCAGGTTCAGATGTTACAGGTCTGCAGCTTCGGGTCAACTGGTCAACGGCTCGGTCAAAGATGGTCAGAACCAGTCAACACGAGTCAAAGCTCAGGTCAACAGTTAA